A genomic window from Variovorax paradoxus includes:
- a CDS encoding carbohydrate ABC transporter permease encodes MATREKRKKTRLPVVFIGPGLLVLAVLALVPTLFAIGISLQDRELGQADSSWVWLSNYIQLFSDRRFLNSVRVSLVWEVLTVSATMGLAVLLGVLLFQCATARWRNVLSMLFIVPVLLPRVSAAFVWKFAFHPLFGLLTYPYKAITGEPLDLLASPLTALMTVAFVDVWQWGLFFAVIVLKLLETLPPQPFEAARMDHAKTWEVYAYVALPMLKAPLISLTFVKMVESLRAFDLIYVMTRGGPGISTETLDMYAFSQGFIESGRISYASSMAVLMMVASTVAFTYIWKWTRPK; translated from the coding sequence ATGGCCACCAGGGAGAAAAGAAAAAAGACAAGACTGCCGGTCGTCTTCATCGGGCCGGGCCTGCTGGTGCTCGCGGTGCTGGCGCTGGTGCCGACGCTGTTCGCGATCGGCATCTCGCTGCAAGACCGCGAACTGGGCCAGGCCGATTCGAGCTGGGTCTGGTTGTCGAACTACATCCAGCTGTTTTCCGACCGGCGCTTTCTCAACTCCGTGCGGGTGTCGCTGGTGTGGGAGGTGCTGACCGTCAGCGCGACCATGGGGCTCGCGGTGCTGCTGGGTGTGTTGCTGTTCCAGTGCGCCACCGCGCGCTGGCGCAACGTGTTGTCGATGCTGTTCATCGTGCCCGTGCTGCTGCCGCGCGTGTCGGCCGCCTTTGTGTGGAAGTTCGCCTTTCATCCGCTGTTCGGGTTGCTGACGTATCCGTACAAGGCGATCACCGGCGAGCCGCTGGATCTGCTGGCCAGCCCGCTCACGGCGCTGATGACGGTGGCTTTCGTGGACGTGTGGCAGTGGGGGCTGTTCTTCGCAGTCATCGTGCTGAAGCTGCTCGAGACGCTGCCGCCACAGCCCTTCGAGGCCGCGCGCATGGACCATGCGAAGACCTGGGAGGTCTACGCGTATGTCGCGCTGCCGATGCTGAAGGCGCCGCTCATCAGCTTGACGTTCGTGAAGATGGTCGAGTCGTTGCGCGCCTTCGACCTGATCTACGTGATGACGCGCGGCGGCCCGGGAATCTCGACCGAGACACTGGATATGTACGCCTTCTCGCAGGGCTTCATCGAGTCCGGGCGCATCTCGTACGCGTCGAGCATGGCGGTGCTGATGATGGTCGCGTCGACAGTGGCGTTCACCTACATCTGGAAATGGACGCGACCGAAATGA
- a CDS encoding ABC transporter substrate-binding protein, producing the protein MTNRTTRRIAAGTLLLAALAAAGHAQAQQACKDDVRVLSQPRDGLTLLEKYKDEFKALSGASFNIDNLNENDRRTKTRADASTVGKYNVYYVDEANVPLFAQSKWIVPLAKYYPADYDYADFDPGRQKVATFDGQAWFAPLTGGGDLLVYRKDLLEKAGIKPPTTLEEFAEAAKKLNDPAHGIYGVALRGQRGSGANVWRWMPFFRGYGGQWFDGDKPVFDSPAAVKATQTYLDLFKYSAPGTKTGGWDEATGAFLAGKVAMLIESTPLAGNALDPKMSTVIGKVAYLPPPTPLTGGGYGHGLAIGAKANKTEEAKKCAGLFVAWATSKKQEQRRLAEGQFGELNRTSVLGSPEFAKRYGADLGKALADTGKLTAVNFWQDAAWPDLGDRWGIILEELITGSRTDIKAGLDELDAYAKQLIARRKK; encoded by the coding sequence ATGACGAACCGAACCACTCGCCGCATTGCGGCCGGCACGCTGTTGCTGGCGGCATTGGCCGCGGCGGGCCATGCGCAGGCGCAGCAGGCCTGCAAGGACGATGTGCGCGTGCTGTCCCAGCCGCGCGACGGGCTGACCCTGCTGGAAAAGTACAAGGACGAGTTCAAGGCCCTGAGCGGCGCGTCGTTCAACATCGACAACCTCAACGAGAACGACCGCCGCACCAAGACCCGCGCCGACGCCTCGACCGTCGGCAAGTACAACGTGTACTACGTCGACGAGGCCAACGTGCCGCTGTTCGCCCAGTCGAAGTGGATCGTGCCGCTGGCCAAGTACTACCCCGCCGACTACGACTACGCCGACTTCGACCCCGGCCGCCAGAAGGTCGCCACTTTCGACGGCCAGGCCTGGTTCGCGCCGCTCACCGGTGGCGGCGACTTGCTGGTCTATCGCAAGGACCTGCTCGAGAAGGCCGGCATCAAGCCGCCCACAACGCTTGAGGAATTCGCCGAAGCCGCGAAGAAGCTCAACGACCCGGCCCACGGCATCTACGGCGTGGCCCTGCGTGGCCAGCGCGGTTCGGGTGCCAACGTGTGGCGCTGGATGCCGTTCTTCCGCGGCTACGGCGGCCAGTGGTTCGATGGCGACAAGCCCGTGTTCGATTCGCCCGCCGCGGTGAAGGCCACGCAGACCTACCTCGACCTGTTCAAGTACTCCGCGCCCGGCACCAAGACCGGCGGCTGGGACGAAGCCACCGGCGCCTTCCTCGCGGGCAAGGTGGCGATGCTGATCGAGTCGACCCCGCTGGCGGGCAATGCGCTCGACCCGAAGATGTCGACCGTGATCGGCAAGGTCGCCTACCTGCCGCCGCCCACGCCGCTGACCGGCGGCGGCTACGGCCACGGGCTGGCCATCGGTGCCAAGGCCAACAAGACCGAGGAGGCGAAGAAGTGCGCGGGCCTGTTCGTCGCCTGGGCCACCTCGAAGAAGCAGGAGCAGCGCCGCCTCGCCGAAGGCCAGTTCGGCGAACTCAACCGCACCAGCGTGCTGGGCAGCCCCGAGTTTGCGAAACGCTACGGCGCCGACCTCGGCAAGGCGCTGGCCGACACAGGCAAGCTCACGGCCGTGAACTTCTGGCAGGACGCCGCCTGGCCCGACCTCGGCGACCGCTGGGGGATCATTCTCGAAGAGCTGATCACCGGCTCGCGCACCGACATCAAGGCCGGCCTCGATGAGCTCGACGCCTACGCAAAGCAGCTGATCGCACGGCGCAAGAAGTAA
- a CDS encoding alpha/beta fold hydrolase: MTHYRTATVDGLNIFYREAGDPALPTLLLLHGFPASSFMYRELIERLAHRFHVIAPDYPGFGHSDAPSVVEFSYTFDHLADIVEKFTDQLGLKRYGLYMQDFGGPVGFRLASRHPEKVSFLVVQNANAYEEGLPDDFWGLARELWRDPSPVNYARIREAAMSDAALEWNYTHGVKDPARINPDNWLLQRALLARPGNKDAMAALLHDYGRNLSHYPAWQAYFRQHQPPTLVVWGANDVIFPPSGAYPYQRDLRQIDFKLLDTGHFALEELGETIAAHIERFHDALRA, translated from the coding sequence ATGACCCACTACCGCACCGCCACCGTCGACGGCCTGAACATCTTCTACCGCGAGGCGGGAGACCCGGCGCTGCCAACCCTGCTCCTGCTGCACGGCTTTCCAGCCTCCTCCTTCATGTACCGGGAGCTGATCGAACGGCTGGCCCATCGCTTCCACGTCATTGCGCCGGACTACCCCGGCTTCGGGCACAGCGACGCACCATCGGTCGTCGAGTTCAGCTACACCTTCGACCACCTCGCCGACATCGTCGAGAAATTCACCGACCAACTCGGCCTGAAGCGCTACGGCCTCTACATGCAGGATTTCGGCGGCCCGGTGGGATTCCGGCTGGCCAGCCGCCACCCTGAAAAAGTGAGCTTCCTGGTCGTGCAGAACGCCAACGCCTACGAAGAGGGATTGCCGGACGACTTCTGGGGCCTGGCCCGCGAGCTGTGGAGGGACCCCTCGCCGGTCAACTACGCCAGGATCCGCGAAGCCGCCATGTCGGACGCAGCCCTGGAATGGAACTACACCCACGGCGTGAAAGACCCGGCGCGCATCAACCCGGACAACTGGCTGCTGCAACGCGCCCTGCTGGCCCGCCCCGGCAACAAGGACGCGATGGCGGCCCTGCTGCACGACTACGGCCGCAACCTCTCGCACTACCCGGCCTGGCAGGCCTACTTTCGCCAGCACCAGCCGCCGACGCTGGTCGTGTGGGGTGCCAACGACGTGATCTTTCCGCCGTCGGGCGCGTATCCCTACCAGCGCGATCTCCGGCAGATCGATTTCAAGCTGCTCGACACCGGCCATTTCGCGCTCGAAGAACTGGGCGAAACGATCGCCGCGCACATCGAGCGCTTCCACGACGCCCTGCGTGCCTGA
- a CDS encoding MFS transporter, producing the protein MQLNIDAAAAREAQARPTAPPITAAMALLFAVACGLAVANVYYAQPLLDTLAATFGIRPATVGIVITITQVGYGLGLLLVVPLGDLIDRRQLIVGQSLLSVVALLCVALAPSAAILLPAMAAVGLLAVVTQVLVAYAALMAPPGERGRVVGIVTSGIIIGILLARAVSGTLSDLVGWRSVYLVSAAATLVVSGLLWKALPRRAPPPVRISYLQLIRSVFTLFAEEPVLRIRAVLAMLIFMAITMLLTPMVLPLTAAPFSLSHTQVGLFGLAGAAGAMGAARAGRQADRGRAQRTTGIGLSVMLLSWALIAMLPWSIWAMVVGVVTIDFGLQSVHVANQSLIYRVRPEAQSRLTAGYMIFYSIGSATGSIASTMLYAHGGWNSVCLAGAITSGLALAFWAMTRHLTPQDASP; encoded by the coding sequence ATGCAATTGAACATCGATGCAGCCGCGGCCCGTGAGGCGCAGGCACGGCCCACCGCGCCGCCGATAACGGCCGCGATGGCGCTGCTGTTCGCGGTCGCCTGCGGGCTGGCCGTGGCCAACGTCTACTACGCCCAGCCGCTGCTGGACACGCTGGCGGCCACCTTCGGCATCCGCCCCGCCACGGTCGGCATCGTGATCACCATCACCCAGGTCGGCTACGGCCTGGGGCTGCTGCTGGTCGTTCCTCTGGGCGACCTGATCGACCGGCGGCAGCTGATCGTGGGGCAATCGCTGCTGTCGGTGGTCGCACTGCTCTGCGTCGCGCTGGCGCCCAGCGCGGCGATCCTGCTGCCGGCGATGGCCGCCGTGGGCCTGCTGGCCGTCGTGACGCAGGTGCTGGTCGCCTACGCCGCACTCATGGCCCCGCCAGGCGAGCGCGGCCGCGTGGTCGGCATCGTCACCAGCGGCATCATCATCGGCATCCTGCTGGCGCGGGCGGTGTCGGGCACGTTGTCCGATCTTGTCGGCTGGCGCTCGGTGTACCTGGTGTCCGCCGCGGCCACGCTGGTCGTCTCCGGCCTGTTGTGGAAGGCGCTTCCCCGGCGCGCGCCACCCCCGGTGCGCATTTCATACCTGCAGCTGATTCGATCGGTCTTCACGCTCTTCGCCGAGGAGCCCGTGCTGCGCATCCGTGCGGTGCTCGCCATGCTGATCTTCATGGCCATCACGATGCTGCTGACGCCGATGGTGCTGCCGCTCACGGCGGCGCCGTTCTCGCTGTCTCACACGCAGGTGGGCCTGTTCGGCCTGGCGGGCGCGGCCGGCGCCATGGGCGCTGCACGCGCGGGTCGACAGGCAGACCGGGGTCGCGCTCAGCGCACTACCGGCATCGGGCTGTCGGTGATGCTGCTGTCGTGGGCGCTCATCGCCATGCTGCCGTGGTCTATCTGGGCGATGGTGGTCGGCGTGGTCACGATCGACTTCGGCCTGCAGTCGGTGCATGTCGCCAACCAGAGCCTGATCTACCGCGTGCGCCCGGAAGCCCAGAGCCGCCTGACAGCCGGCTACATGATTTTCTATTCCATCGGCTCCGCCACTGGATCGATCGCCTCGACGATGCTGTACGCACACGGTGGCTGGAACAGCGTCTGCCTGGCCGGGGCAATCACCAGCGGCCTGGCACTGGCGTTCTGGGCCATGACGCGGCACCTGACGCCGCAGGATGCCAGCCCCTGA
- a CDS encoding AraC family transcriptional regulator, whose product MRHNAARKPELEHELLRDPRLGFEPAGGSSVRCLQHGVPWPFDCWHYHDEYELQCINRSSGDAFVGDHIGRFEPGYVALVGARLPHTWISHDVPPEGIAERSMVIHFRDEPLRKGTDLFPELKAVLPMLDRAKLGIEFFGIHALVHERFLRVQAQEGMARLAEFIGLLHELARWPDWRQISSTADPAGEDPSANTRMRRVLDYLDQHLTEELSLPAVCAVANMAESSFSRYFHKHMGATFTDFVTRLRIAKACEMLQTSDRLVSDICYEVGFANLANFNRRFLQLKGMTPSAYRQQAQDRFGLRTAQNTPLATTA is encoded by the coding sequence ATGAGACACAACGCAGCGCGCAAGCCGGAACTCGAGCACGAACTGCTGCGCGACCCGAGGCTCGGCTTCGAGCCGGCGGGCGGCAGCTCGGTGCGCTGCCTGCAGCACGGCGTGCCCTGGCCCTTCGACTGCTGGCACTACCACGACGAATACGAGCTGCAGTGCATCAATCGCAGCAGCGGTGACGCCTTCGTGGGCGACCACATCGGCCGCTTCGAGCCCGGCTACGTGGCTCTGGTGGGCGCCCGGCTGCCCCACACCTGGATTTCGCACGACGTGCCGCCCGAGGGCATTGCCGAGCGCAGCATGGTCATCCACTTCCGCGACGAGCCGCTGCGCAAGGGCACCGACCTGTTCCCCGAGCTGAAGGCGGTGCTGCCGATGCTCGACCGCGCGAAGCTGGGCATCGAGTTCTTCGGCATCCATGCGCTGGTGCACGAACGCTTCCTGCGCGTGCAGGCGCAGGAGGGCATGGCCCGGCTGGCGGAGTTCATCGGCCTGCTGCACGAGCTGGCCCGCTGGCCCGACTGGCGCCAGATTTCGAGCACCGCCGACCCGGCCGGCGAAGACCCGAGCGCCAACACCCGCATGCGCCGCGTGCTCGACTACCTCGACCAGCACCTGACCGAAGAGCTGTCGCTGCCGGCCGTGTGCGCCGTTGCCAACATGGCCGAAAGCAGCTTCTCGCGCTACTTCCACAAGCACATGGGCGCCACCTTCACCGACTTCGTGACGCGGCTGCGCATCGCCAAGGCCTGCGAGATGCTGCAGACCTCCGACCGGCTGGTGAGCGACATCTGCTACGAGGTGGGCTTCGCCAACCTCGCGAACTTCAACCGGCGCTTCCTGCAGCTCAAGGGTATGACCCCCTCGGCCTACCGTCAGCAGGCGCAGGACCGCTTCGGCCTGCGCACCGCGCAGAACACGCCGCTCGCCACCACGGCCTGA
- the pmbA gene encoding metalloprotease PmbA, whose product MTTSSSRADSGFAYSRSFFENLVDTALAHAKKLGATDAGAEASEGCGLSVSVRKGELENVERNRDKSLGITVYVGHRRGNASTSDFSEGAIKQTVQAAYDIARFTAEDPVSGLPDEEDIAKVHPELDLFHPWDVTSEQAAKLALECEEAALTTDKRITNSEGAGVSAQQSHFFSAHTHGFRGGYASSRHSISVAPIAGKGDDMQRDAWYSSMRSADELASPQAVGRYAAERALSRLKSRKIKTTECPVLFESPLAVGLLGGLVQAVSGGSLYRKSSFLLDSLGKPVLPKHVNVAEDPHVLRGKGSSPFDDEGVTTRARKVVDAGRLEGYFLSTYSARKLGMKTTGNAGGSHNLTLSSRLTKHTDDLDAMLAKLGTGLFVIELMGQGVNYVTGDYSRGASGFWVEKGKIAFPVQEITIAGNLKDMLMGIEAIGADAYTFGAKTTGSVLVNRMKIAGS is encoded by the coding sequence ATGACGACATCCTCCTCGCGCGCCGATTCCGGCTTCGCCTACAGCCGCTCCTTCTTCGAAAACCTGGTCGACACCGCCTTGGCGCACGCCAAGAAGCTCGGTGCCACCGACGCCGGGGCCGAAGCCTCCGAGGGCTGCGGCCTGAGCGTGTCGGTGCGCAAGGGCGAGCTGGAAAACGTCGAGCGCAACCGCGACAAGTCGCTGGGCATCACGGTCTACGTGGGCCACCGCCGCGGCAATGCCAGCACCTCCGACTTCTCCGAAGGGGCCATCAAGCAGACCGTGCAGGCTGCCTACGACATCGCCCGCTTCACTGCCGAAGACCCCGTCAGCGGCCTGCCAGACGAAGAAGACATCGCCAAGGTGCACCCCGAACTCGACCTGTTCCACCCCTGGGATGTGACGAGCGAACAGGCCGCCAAGCTGGCGCTGGAGTGCGAAGAAGCGGCCCTGACGACCGACAAGCGCATCACCAACAGCGAGGGCGCGGGCGTCTCGGCCCAGCAGAGCCACTTCTTCAGCGCCCACACGCACGGCTTTCGTGGCGGCTACGCCAGCTCGCGGCACTCCATTTCGGTGGCACCCATCGCCGGCAAGGGCGACGACATGCAGCGCGACGCCTGGTACAGCTCCATGCGCTCGGCCGACGAACTGGCCAGCCCGCAGGCCGTGGGCCGCTATGCCGCCGAACGGGCGCTCAGCCGCCTGAAGTCGCGCAAGATCAAGACCACCGAATGCCCGGTGCTGTTCGAGTCGCCGCTGGCCGTGGGCCTGCTGGGTGGGCTGGTGCAGGCGGTAAGCGGCGGGTCGCTGTACCGCAAGAGCAGCTTCCTGCTCGATTCGCTGGGCAAGCCGGTGCTGCCAAAGCATGTCAACGTGGCCGAAGACCCGCACGTGCTGCGCGGCAAGGGCAGCTCGCCCTTCGACGACGAAGGCGTGACCACCCGGGCGCGCAAGGTGGTCGATGCCGGCCGCCTCGAAGGCTACTTTCTCTCGACCTACTCGGCCCGCAAGCTGGGCATGAAGACCACCGGCAACGCCGGCGGCTCGCATAACCTGACGCTGAGTTCGCGCCTCACCAAGCACACCGACGACCTCGACGCCATGCTCGCCAAGCTGGGCACCGGCCTGTTCGTGATCGAGCTGATGGGCCAGGGCGTGAACTACGTGACCGGCGACTACTCGCGCGGCGCCAGCGGCTTCTGGGTCGAGAAGGGCAAGATCGCCTTCCCGGTGCAGGAGATCACCATCGCCGGCAACCTGAAAGACATGCTCATGGGCATCGAGGCCATCGGGGCCGATGCCTATACCTTCGGTGCCAAGACCACGGGATCGGTCCTGGTGAACCGGATGAAGATCGCCGGCAGCTGA
- the yjgA gene encoding ribosome biogenesis factor YjgA, with protein sequence MSRKPKKGYFVRGQFVAEGSELDLELKRELKGTDEASRTDLKRESDELQKLGTELLTLRAGLFDALQLDEKLVDAIAEAKRITNFEGKRRQMQFIGKLMRKLEPEVLEAVKQALSEQSVAPAAETAALHEAERWRDRLIADDDALGGWIETHPATDSQQLRALVRQARKDMKTGPAGEAPRQGKAYREIFQLVRAQLAVHGGADHAAAAAAQDREEDA encoded by the coding sequence ATGTCCCGCAAACCCAAAAAAGGCTATTTCGTCCGTGGCCAGTTCGTTGCCGAAGGCAGCGAGCTTGACCTTGAGCTCAAGCGCGAGCTCAAGGGCACCGACGAAGCCAGCCGCACCGACCTCAAGCGCGAAAGCGACGAGCTGCAGAAGCTAGGCACCGAGTTGCTCACGCTGCGCGCCGGCCTGTTCGACGCGCTCCAGCTCGACGAAAAACTGGTCGACGCCATCGCCGAGGCCAAGCGCATCACCAATTTCGAGGGCAAGCGCCGCCAGATGCAGTTCATCGGCAAGCTCATGCGTAAGCTCGAGCCCGAAGTGCTGGAGGCCGTGAAGCAGGCCCTGTCCGAGCAAAGCGTCGCCCCGGCCGCCGAAACCGCCGCCCTGCACGAGGCCGAGCGCTGGCGCGACCGGCTGATTGCCGACGACGACGCCCTCGGCGGCTGGATAGAAACCCACCCCGCCACCGATTCCCAGCAGCTGCGCGCCCTGGTGCGCCAGGCCCGCAAGGACATGAAGACCGGCCCGGCCGGCGAGGCGCCCCGCCAGGGCAAGGCCTACCGCGAGATCTTCCAGCTGGTGCGCGCGCAGCTCGCGGTGCACGGCGGAGCCGACCACGCAGCGGCCGCAGCCGCCCAAGACCGGGAAGAGGACGCATGA
- the mog gene encoding molybdopterin adenylyltransferase: MSSFDPVRIGIVSISDRASSGTYEDKGLPSLKEWLGRALKNPIEFEPRLIPDEADRIGATLIELVDAGCSLVLTTGGTGPALRDVTPEATLAVAHKEMPGFGEQMRQISLRFVPTAILSRQVAVIRDKSLIINLPGQPKSIAETLEGLKDTEGVQVVPGIFAAVPYCIDLIGGPYLETDDTVCKAFRPKSAIRPPR, encoded by the coding sequence ATGAGTTCGTTCGACCCGGTTCGCATCGGCATCGTCTCCATCAGCGACCGCGCCTCCAGCGGCACCTACGAAGACAAGGGCCTGCCCTCGCTGAAGGAATGGCTCGGCCGGGCGCTGAAGAACCCCATCGAATTCGAACCCCGGCTGATTCCCGACGAGGCCGACCGCATCGGCGCCACGCTGATCGAACTGGTCGACGCCGGCTGCTCGCTGGTGCTGACCACCGGCGGCACAGGCCCCGCCCTGCGCGACGTGACACCCGAGGCCACGCTGGCCGTGGCGCACAAGGAAATGCCCGGCTTCGGCGAGCAGATGCGCCAGATCAGCCTGCGCTTCGTGCCGACGGCGATCCTGTCGCGGCAGGTGGCGGTGATCCGCGACAAGAGCCTGATCATCAACCTGCCGGGCCAGCCGAAGTCGATTGCGGAAACGCTCGAAGGGCTGAAGGACACCGAGGGCGTGCAGGTCGTGCCGGGCATCTTCGCGGCGGTGCCCTATTGCATCGACCTGATCGGCGGGCCGTACCTCGAGACGGACGACACGGTCTGCAAGGCATTCAGGCCCAAGTCGGCCATCCGTCCGCCGCGCTGA
- a CDS encoding cupin domain-containing protein — translation MTRFQKTCISLGLVFGVLGVFAATPAMAAPEAAVTMLMTKDLADMPGKEAVTFVVDFPPGSVDPVHRHDAHAFVYVLEGSIVMGVKGSKEVTLTPGQTFYEGPADIHTVGRNASATKPAKFLVTMVKDKGVPLLTLVK, via the coding sequence ATGACCCGATTTCAGAAAACCTGCATTTCCCTCGGCCTCGTGTTCGGCGTACTCGGCGTGTTCGCCGCGACGCCCGCCATGGCGGCCCCTGAAGCCGCCGTGACCATGCTCATGACGAAGGACCTGGCGGACATGCCCGGCAAGGAAGCAGTCACGTTCGTTGTCGACTTTCCGCCAGGCTCAGTCGATCCCGTCCACCGCCATGACGCCCACGCCTTTGTGTACGTGCTCGAGGGATCGATCGTGATGGGCGTGAAGGGCAGCAAGGAGGTCACGCTCACCCCCGGCCAGACTTTCTACGAGGGCCCGGCTGACATCCACACCGTCGGCCGCAATGCCAGCGCCACCAAGCCCGCGAAGTTCCTCGTGACGATGGTCAAGGACAAGGGCGTGCCGTTGCTCACGCTGGTCAAGTAG
- a CDS encoding SDR family oxidoreductase has protein sequence MKIVIIGGSGLIGSKLATRLRDAGHEVNAASPSTGVNALTGEGLKAALAGANVVVDVANSPSFEDEPALRFFDTAGRNLLAAEAEAGVAHHIALSVVGTDRLLASGYFRAKQRQEELIEASPVPWTIVQATQFFEFVAGIADGSVQGGEVRLSNALIQPMAADDVAAALATVVAEPPARGRIEIAGPQALPLDALVRRLFAATGDKRPVVTDAGASYFGVQLDDRSLTPGNAPRLGTIRFEEWLAQRARA, from the coding sequence ATGAAGATCGTCATCATCGGAGGCTCCGGCCTCATCGGCTCCAAGCTCGCCACGCGCCTGCGCGATGCGGGCCACGAGGTCAACGCCGCGTCGCCCTCGACTGGCGTCAACGCGCTCACCGGCGAAGGCCTGAAAGCCGCGCTGGCGGGCGCCAATGTGGTCGTCGACGTCGCGAATTCGCCCTCGTTCGAGGACGAGCCGGCGCTCCGCTTCTTCGACACCGCGGGGCGCAACCTGCTCGCCGCCGAGGCTGAGGCCGGCGTGGCGCATCACATCGCGCTGTCGGTGGTCGGCACCGACCGCCTGCTGGCGAGTGGCTATTTCCGCGCCAAGCAGCGCCAGGAAGAGCTGATCGAGGCCTCGCCCGTGCCATGGACCATCGTGCAGGCCACGCAGTTCTTCGAATTCGTGGCCGGCATCGCCGACGGAAGCGTGCAGGGCGGCGAAGTCCGGCTGTCGAACGCGCTGATACAGCCGATGGCGGCGGACGACGTTGCCGCCGCGCTCGCCACCGTGGTGGCCGAGCCGCCCGCGCGAGGCCGGATCGAGATCGCGGGCCCGCAGGCATTGCCGCTCGACGCGCTGGTTCGGCGCCTGTTCGCGGCGACCGGCGACAAGCGGCCAGTCGTCACCGATGCCGGGGCGAGCTACTTCGGCGTGCAGCTCGACGACCGCTCGCTGACACCCGGCAACGCCCCGCGCCTCGGGACGATCCGCTTCGAGGAATGGCTTGCGCAGCGTGCGCGGGCCTGA
- a CDS encoding cation diffusion facilitator family transporter, whose product MAHEHSHAVGGSEKALRWALLLTSLYLVAEVVGGLVSGSLALLSDAAHMFTDTVALAISLAAIWIGKRPADRRRTFGYYRFEILAAVLNAVLLFFVAIYVLYEAWRRISAPAEIQSTMMLLVAVGGLVVNLIGMRLLAAGKDKSLNVKGAYLEVWADMLGSVGVIVGALVIRFTGWAWVDSVIAVAIGLWVLPRTWRLLRESLNVLLEGVPDEVDLPEVERALLAGEGVASLHDLHVWALSSGKVSLSVHVVCRPDVGDMAPLMLRLRALLAERFDIHHSTVQVERVPCEQAAESHGFGPAVTAT is encoded by the coding sequence ATGGCACATGAGCATTCACACGCTGTAGGTGGCAGCGAAAAGGCGCTGCGCTGGGCGCTGCTGCTGACCTCGCTCTACCTCGTGGCTGAAGTGGTCGGCGGGCTTGTGTCGGGCAGCCTCGCGCTGCTGTCCGATGCGGCCCACATGTTCACCGACACCGTGGCGCTGGCAATTTCGCTGGCCGCCATCTGGATCGGCAAGCGGCCCGCCGACAGGCGGCGCACCTTCGGCTACTACCGCTTCGAGATCCTGGCTGCTGTGCTCAATGCGGTGCTGCTGTTCTTCGTGGCGATCTACGTGCTGTACGAGGCCTGGCGGCGCATCTCGGCGCCGGCCGAGATCCAGTCGACCATGATGCTGCTGGTGGCGGTGGGCGGGCTGGTCGTCAACCTGATCGGCATGCGGCTGCTCGCGGCAGGCAAGGACAAGAGCCTCAACGTGAAGGGCGCGTACCTGGAGGTGTGGGCAGACATGCTGGGCTCGGTCGGCGTGATCGTGGGGGCCCTCGTGATCCGCTTTACCGGCTGGGCCTGGGTCGATTCTGTGATCGCAGTCGCCATCGGCTTGTGGGTGTTGCCGCGCACCTGGCGGCTGCTGCGCGAGAGCCTCAACGTGCTGCTCGAAGGCGTGCCTGACGAGGTGGACCTGCCCGAGGTCGAACGCGCGCTGCTGGCCGGTGAAGGCGTCGCCAGCCTGCACGATCTGCATGTATGGGCACTCTCGAGCGGCAAGGTGAGCCTGAGCGTGCACGTGGTGTGCAGGCCGGATGTGGGCGACATGGCACCGCTGATGCTGCGGTTGCGCGCCCTGCTGGCGGAGCGCTTCGACATCCACCATTCGACCGTGCAGGTCGAGCGCGTGCCGTGCGAGCAGGCGGCCGAAAGCCATGGTTTCGGGCCTGCGGTAACGGCTACCTAG